The following proteins are co-located in the Vigna angularis cultivar LongXiaoDou No.4 chromosome 2, ASM1680809v1, whole genome shotgun sequence genome:
- the LOC108328187 gene encoding NDR1/HIN1-like protein 1 — translation MSVKECHHHKGKKHKLFKRIFWCIVIFAFIVLLTVLIIWAILKPTKPTFILQDVTVFGFNATVPNLLTSSFQVTLSSRNPNDKIGIYYDRLSTYVSYRNQQVTYRTSIPPSYQGHKEEDVWSPFVYGNNVPVAPYNFLGLSQDQSDGNVLVIVKVDGKVRWKVGSFTSGHYNLYVRCPAFITFGPRSTGIALGNNAVKYQLVQRCTVGV, via the coding sequence ATGTCGGTGAAGGAGTGCCACCACCACAAGGGAAAGAAGCACAAGCTCTTCAAACGCATATTCTGGTGTATAGTGATCTTCGCGTTCATCGTGCTGCTCACGGTTCTCATAATCTGGGCGATTCTGAAGCCCACAAAGCCAACCTTCATCCTCCAAGACGTCACCGTCTTCGGCTTCAACGCCACCGTCCCCAACCTCCTCACCTCAAGCTTTCAGGTGACGCTTTCCTCGCGCAACCCCAACGACAAAATCGGCATCTACTACGACCGTCTCAGCACCTACGTCAGCTATAGGAACCAGCAAGTCACGTACCGAACCTCAATCCCTCCCTCCTACCAAGGTCACAAGGAAGAAGACGTGTGGTCCCCTTTCGTCTATGGAAACAACGTCCCCGTCGCGCCCTACAATTTCCTTGGCCTCAGTCAGGATCAGTCTGACGGCAACGTCCTCGTCATCGTTAAAGTCGACGGTAAAGTCCGATGGAAGGTCGGCTCCTTTACCTCTGGCCACTACAATCTCTACGTAAGGTGCCCTGCTTTCATAACCTTTGGCCCTCGAAGCACCGGGATTGCTCTCGGCAATAACGCCGTTAAGTATCAACTGGTTCAGCGCTGCACCGTCGGGGTTTGA
- the LOC108328580 gene encoding NDR1/HIN1-like protein 10 has protein sequence MADKQPHLNGAYYGPAIPTAEPPRYRPQRGRSCCCCLFGILWKILVVLIVLVGLAILIFWLVVQPRSFKFHVTEADLTQFDYNADNSTLHYNMVLNFTARNPNKKLNIYYDKVEALAFYEDARFSNDDVITHMNSFRQYTKSSSPMSAVFSGLKVVTLNNEQVSELNEDKSDGVYEFYVRLNFRIRYRLGDVISGDFKPKVKCHIKVPFPNNASQTFQTTKCDVDY, from the coding sequence ATGGCCGATAAACAACCCCACTTGAATGGTGCTTATTACGGTCCCGCCATTCCCACAGCCGAACCACCACGCTACCGCCCTCAACGCGGAAGAAGCTGCTGTTGCTGCCTCTTCGGAATCTTGTGGAAGATTCTGGTTGTACTCATCGTCCTCGTTGGCCTCGCAATCCTCATATTCTGGCTGGTTGTTCAACCCCGCTCCTTCAAGTTCCATGTCACGGAAGCCGACCTAACCCAATTCGACTATAACGCCGACAACAGCACCCTCCACTACAACATGGTCCTGAACTTCACCGCACGCAACCCCAACAAAAAACTGAACATCTACTACGACAAAGTGGAAGCATTGGCATTCTACGAGGATGCCAGATTCTCCAATGACGATGTGATAACGCACATGAACTCGTTCAGGCAGTACACGAAGAGCAGCAGCCCCATGAGCGCTGTTTTCTCAGGGCTGAAGGTGGTGACACTAAACAATGAACAAGTGTCTGAGTTGAACGAAGACAAGAGCGATGGCGTTTACGAATTCTATGTGAGGCTGAACTTCAGGATTCGATACAGACTCGGGGATGTCATCTCTGGTGACTTCAAACCCAAGGTCAAATGTCATATCAAGGTTCCCTTCCCTAACAATGCCTCTCAAACTTTTCAGACCACCAAGTGCGACGTCGATTACTAG
- the LOC108328452 gene encoding NDR1/HIN1-like protein 10: MADKQPHLNGAYYGPAIPTAEPPRYRPQRERGCCCCLFGILWKILVVLIVLVGLAILIFWLVVQPRSFKFHVTEADLTQFEYNANNSTLDYNMVLNFTARNPNKKLNIYYDKVEALAFYEDARFSNDDVITHMNSFRQYTKSSSPMSAVFSGQQVVTLNNEQVSELNEDKSGGVYEFYVRLNFRIRYRLGDVISGDFKPKAKCHIKVPLANNASQPFQTTKCDIDY; encoded by the coding sequence ATGGCCGATAAGCAACCCCACTTGAATGGTGCTTATTATGGTCCCGCCATTCCCACAGCGGAACCACCACGCTACCGCCCTCAACGCGAAAGAGGCTGCTGTTGCTGCCTCTTCGGAATCTTGTGGAAGATTCTGGTTGTACTCATAGTTCTCGTTGGCCTGGCAATCCTCATATTCTGGCTGGTTGTTCAACCCCGCTCCTTCAAGTTCCATGTCACGGAAGCCGACCTAACCCAATTCGAGTACAACGCCAACAACAGCACCCTCGACTACAACATGGTCCTGAACTTCACCGCACGCAACCCCAACAAAAAACTGAACATCTACTACGACAAGGTGGAAGCATTGGCATTCTACGAGGATGCCAGATTCTCCAATGACGATGTGATAACGCACATGAACTCGTTCAGGCAGTACACGAAGAGCAGCAGCCCCATGAGCGCTGTTTTCTCAGGCCAGCAGGTGGTGACACTAAACAATGAACAAGTGTCTGAGTTGAACGAAGACAAGAGTGGTGGCGTTTACGAATTCTATGTGAGGCTCAACTTCAGGATTCGATACAGACTTGGGGATGTCATCTCTGGTGACTTCAAACCCAAGGCCAAATGTCATATCAAGGTTCCCTTAGCTAACAATGCCTCTCAACCTTTTCAGACCACCAAGTGCGACATCGATTACTAG